A window of the Falco biarmicus isolate bFalBia1 chromosome 10, bFalBia1.pri, whole genome shotgun sequence genome harbors these coding sequences:
- the TNNT3 gene encoding troponin T, fast skeletal muscle isoform X1 produces the protein MLQPTADEGGEYCDEEKPRIKLTAPKIPEGEKVDFDDIQKKRQNKDLIELQALIDSHFEARRKEEEELIALKERIEKRRAERAEQQRIRAEKEKERQARLAEEKARREEEDAKRKAEDDLKKKKALSSMGATYSSYLAKADQKRGKKQTARETKKKVLAERRKPLNIDHLNEDKLRDKAKELWDWLYQLETEKYDFTEQIKKKKYEIVTLRNRIDQAQKHSKKAGAKGKVGGRWK, from the exons atgcTTCAACCTACAGCTGATGAAGGCGGCGAATACTGTGATG AGGAGAAGCCCAGAATAAA ACTAACTGCTCCTAAAATACCAGAGGGTGAGAAAGTAGATTTTGAT GACAtccaaaagaaaaggcagaacaaagACCTGATTGAACTGCAGGCCTTGATTGACAGCCACTTTGAagccagaagaaaggaagaggaagagctgATTGCCCTCAAGGAGAGGATT GAGAAGCGCAGAGCTGAAAGAGCAGAGCAACAGAGGATCcgggctgagaaggagaaggagcGTCAGGCAAGGCTTGCA GAGGAAAAGGCAcggagagaggaagaagatgcCAAGAGAAAAGCTGAGGATGATCTCAAGAAGAAGAAGGCTCTGTCCTCCATGGGTGCCACATACAGCAGCTATCTGGCTAAG GCTGatcagaagagaggaaagaagcaaACAGCTAGAGAGACAAAGAAGAAGGTCCTGGCAGAGAGGCGCAAGCCCTTGAACATCGACCACCTTAACGAAGACAAGCTGAG GGACAAGGCTAAGGAACTGTGGGACTGGTTATACCAGCTGGAGACTGAAAAGTATGACTTTACAGAGCagatcaagaagaaaaaatatgag ATTGTCACCCTCAGGAACCGGATCGATCAGGCTCAGAAGCA CAGCAAGAAGGCAGGAGCCAAGGGCAAGGTTGGCGGGCGCTGGAAGTAA
- the TNNT3 gene encoding troponin T, fast skeletal muscle isoform X2, whose protein sequence is MLQPTADEGGEYCDEEKPRIKLTAPKIPEGEKVDFDDIQKKRQNKDLIELQALIDSHFEARRKEEEELIALKERIEKRRAERAEQQRIRAEKEKERQARLAEEKARREEEDAKRKAEDDLKKKKALSSMGATYSSYLAKADQKRGKKQTARETKKKVLAERRKPLNIDHLNEDKLRDKAKELWDWLYQLETEKYDFTEQIKKKKYEILTMRCRLQELSKL, encoded by the exons atgcTTCAACCTACAGCTGATGAAGGCGGCGAATACTGTGATG AGGAGAAGCCCAGAATAAA ACTAACTGCTCCTAAAATACCAGAGGGTGAGAAAGTAGATTTTGAT GACAtccaaaagaaaaggcagaacaaagACCTGATTGAACTGCAGGCCTTGATTGACAGCCACTTTGAagccagaagaaaggaagaggaagagctgATTGCCCTCAAGGAGAGGATT GAGAAGCGCAGAGCTGAAAGAGCAGAGCAACAGAGGATCcgggctgagaaggagaaggagcGTCAGGCAAGGCTTGCA GAGGAAAAGGCAcggagagaggaagaagatgcCAAGAGAAAAGCTGAGGATGATCTCAAGAAGAAGAAGGCTCTGTCCTCCATGGGTGCCACATACAGCAGCTATCTGGCTAAG GCTGatcagaagagaggaaagaagcaaACAGCTAGAGAGACAAAGAAGAAGGTCCTGGCAGAGAGGCGCAAGCCCTTGAACATCGACCACCTTAACGAAGACAAGCTGAG GGACAAGGCTAAGGAACTGTGGGACTGGTTATACCAGCTGGAGACTGAAAAGTATGACTTTACAGAGCagatcaagaagaaaaaatatgag ATTTTAACAATGCGTTGCAGGCTGCAGGAGCTTTCCAAGTTGTAA